Proteins from a genomic interval of Nitrospina gracilis Nb-211:
- a CDS encoding vWA domain-containing protein produces the protein MTYFQFANPWLFLLLLTIPWMLYQHRRNRPAAFHFSSLHTLKRILPSHVSFMAQAPLILRCLAVILIVTALARPQEGRKSTEILTHGVDIMLALDTSGSMQAMDFKKKDQPVDRLTIVKDVVSEFIDGREFDRIGMVVFGNEAFTQCPLTLDHNILQEFLKRLDIGVAGDSTAIGSAIAIAVKRLKDLESKSKVIILLTDGRNNAGSIPPRQAAEIAATFGIKIYTVGVGTRGKVPFVFDSFLGRQLVMQDVEMDEESLKEISAITNGKYFRATDTDSLKQIYAQIDQLEKSEVKWIDHSEHKELFPYFLIPGLLLLMTEILLTQTRLRRIP, from the coding sequence ATGACTTATTTTCAGTTTGCAAACCCGTGGCTGTTCCTGCTGTTGCTGACGATTCCGTGGATGCTGTACCAGCACCGGCGGAACCGGCCGGCGGCATTCCACTTTTCATCCCTCCACACCCTGAAACGTATCCTTCCCTCCCACGTTTCGTTCATGGCGCAGGCACCGTTGATCCTGCGATGCCTGGCGGTGATACTGATCGTCACTGCCCTCGCCCGCCCGCAGGAGGGACGCAAAAGCACGGAGATCCTGACTCACGGCGTGGACATCATGCTGGCGCTCGACACCTCGGGAAGCATGCAGGCGATGGACTTCAAGAAAAAGGACCAGCCGGTGGACCGCCTGACCATCGTCAAAGACGTGGTGAGTGAGTTCATCGACGGACGCGAGTTCGACCGCATCGGCATGGTGGTGTTCGGCAATGAAGCGTTCACACAGTGTCCGCTGACGCTCGACCACAACATCCTGCAGGAATTTTTGAAACGGCTCGATATCGGCGTGGCGGGCGACTCCACCGCCATCGGCTCCGCCATTGCCATCGCCGTCAAACGGCTCAAGGATCTGGAATCCAAATCGAAAGTCATCATCCTGCTCACTGACGGACGCAACAACGCCGGAAGCATCCCGCCCCGGCAGGCGGCGGAGATCGCCGCCACCTTCGGTATCAAAATCTACACCGTCGGCGTCGGCACACGCGGCAAAGTCCCGTTTGTGTTTGACAGTTTCCTGGGACGTCAATTGGTCATGCAGGATGTGGAGATGGATGAGGAATCGCTGAAAGAAATCTCCGCTATCACCAACGGCAAGTATTTCCGCGCCACGGACACGGATTCCTTAAAGCAGATTTACGCGCAGATCGATCAGTTGGAGAAATCCGAGGTGAAGTGGATCGACCACTCGGAACACAAGGAGCTGTTTCCTTACTTCCTGATTCCCGGACTGCTGTTGTTGATGACGGAAATCCTGTTGACGCAAACCCGGCTGAGGAGGATTCCTTAA
- a CDS encoding tetratricopeptide repeat protein: MRKLLLHSILMTVFASLFGVCVLSAFAEDLPESAREGIAHYNEEHFDKAAQKFNEAEVEDPDNPTVRYNAGNAKYRLGRYEAAIEDYGKVLSGDSPPEIKQKTYYNQGNAWFRLGALDRAMESYKKALELNPKDEDSKFNYEYAKRQLEQAIASGQVLPRKMDKVKPQSGTGQKQAPPDASEPEPTGHGEDNEQPEPAEENQTTEPNPEENKKQEEPQEQMAEETPPAPSSPEQKKMNALLKEAAPLSREDAERLLGSLNEDLKKFKRRQMQGEMQDLFKDQGKDW, translated from the coding sequence ATGCGAAAGCTTCTTCTACATTCCATCCTCATGACGGTTTTTGCGAGCCTGTTCGGGGTGTGCGTCCTGTCCGCTTTCGCCGAAGACCTGCCGGAATCCGCGCGCGAAGGCATCGCGCATTACAACGAAGAGCATTTCGACAAGGCCGCACAGAAGTTCAACGAGGCGGAGGTGGAAGACCCGGACAATCCCACTGTGCGTTACAACGCGGGCAATGCCAAGTACCGGCTGGGCCGTTACGAGGCGGCGATCGAGGATTATGGCAAGGTGCTCTCCGGCGACAGTCCGCCGGAGATCAAGCAGAAAACATATTACAATCAGGGCAATGCCTGGTTCCGCCTGGGAGCGCTGGACCGGGCGATGGAGTCCTACAAAAAAGCGCTGGAGCTCAATCCCAAGGACGAGGACAGCAAGTTCAATTATGAATACGCCAAGCGGCAACTGGAGCAGGCCATCGCCTCCGGACAGGTTCTGCCGCGCAAGATGGATAAGGTGAAACCGCAATCCGGAACAGGACAAAAGCAGGCGCCGCCCGACGCTTCTGAACCGGAACCCACGGGGCACGGCGAGGATAACGAGCAACCCGAACCGGCAGAAGAGAATCAGACCACCGAGCCGAATCCCGAAGAAAACAAAAAGCAGGAAGAGCCGCAGGAACAGATGGCTGAAGAAACCCCGCCTGCTCCTTCTTCTCCCGAACAGAAAAAAATGAACGCATTGTTGAAAGAGGCGGCTCCCCTGTCCCGGGAAGACGCCGAGCGGTTATTGGGATCGTTGAACGAGGATCTCAAAAAATTCAAACGCCGCCAGATGCAGGGCGAGATGCAGGACCTGTTCAAGGATCAGGGAAAGGACTGGTGA
- a CDS encoding Bax inhibitor-1/YccA family protein — translation MQPNRTSYMSQDAIAAEQQRFMVRVYNWMTAGLAMTGGVAWLVANTEPLMKLIFGNPIVPIVLIIAQIGLVFYLASSVMKMSASQATGVFILYAGLTGLTFSSIFIVYTAASITSTFLVTAGTFGAMSFYGYTTKKDLTSWGSFLFMGLIGIIIASVVNIFLQNEAVYWVVTYAGVLIFVGLTAYDTQMIKQMNILGNEGTDEDTKEAIQGALKLYLDFINLFLMLLRIMGDRR, via the coding sequence ATGCAGCCCAATCGGACCTCATACATGAGTCAGGATGCCATTGCCGCCGAACAACAGCGGTTCATGGTCCGGGTCTATAACTGGATGACGGCGGGTCTGGCCATGACCGGTGGCGTGGCCTGGCTGGTGGCCAACACCGAGCCACTGATGAAACTCATTTTCGGGAATCCCATCGTTCCGATCGTTTTGATCATCGCCCAGATCGGCCTGGTCTTTTACCTCGCGTCCTCGGTCATGAAAATGTCCGCGAGCCAGGCAACGGGTGTATTCATCCTGTACGCCGGCCTGACGGGGCTGACCTTCTCGTCCATTTTCATCGTGTACACCGCGGCGTCGATCACCTCCACCTTTCTGGTGACGGCGGGCACTTTCGGCGCCATGAGTTTTTACGGCTACACGACGAAGAAGGACCTCACCTCGTGGGGCAGTTTCCTGTTCATGGGCCTCATCGGCATCATCATCGCCTCAGTAGTGAACATCTTTCTACAGAATGAAGCCGTTTACTGGGTGGTCACCTACGCGGGCGTGTTGATCTTTGTCGGCCTCACGGCGTACGACACGCAGATGATCAAACAGATGAACATTCTCGGAAACGAAGGCACCGACGAGGACACGAAGGAAGCCATCCAGGGTGCTCTCAAGTTGTACCTGGACTTCATCAACCTGTTCCTGATGCTTCTCCGCATCATGGGGGACCGGCGCTGA
- a CDS encoding BatD family protein gives MSASVNNTEITLEDVLDVEVVVEGTQDAPQPEPPALPAFSVRTGGRASSLQIINGQRTASTTFHYQLIPKQPGDFTIGPFKFEIDGNPYITAPIPITVRKGPVPEQGDRAVFAEATVPTHQPYVNELLPVTLKVYRKTSVRNVKVDLPLDDFRKEELGPPKQYSRVLNGIRYDVYEWNTGIYPLKAGKEIIPSALIELDVVEQTSSNGRRSGDPFFDDPFFQSPFFHNQFKLKHKILRTQPIELEVLPLPEKSRPEPFSNLVGQFKLETEFSRMQLAQGDTMTLTITVTGEGNPQDAVFELPETGGDFKVYADQPEFTRTGGGKTVAGKKVFKYALVPLKAGTLTFPSVTLNFFDPRVHTYRTIETEPQTVQVTPAETGSNLNAVEPQTERSQSGTLRQKITEDINPLHTVKEDFTNPVRGPLFWMTAAVALLVPPACFLIFVKIRRRNQRMKFDTAYKRRLDAFRQAEKRLNRLASEKNGDDRETVRELSQIVRTYIGDRLNLNGTAFTSREVEDQLRQREFREEHIVETRDLLEKYESLQYAAGQADTQALFDESRRLLEKLEEA, from the coding sequence GTGAGCGCATCGGTGAACAACACCGAGATCACGCTGGAAGACGTGTTGGATGTGGAAGTGGTGGTGGAAGGCACGCAGGATGCACCGCAACCGGAGCCTCCGGCCCTGCCTGCCTTTTCGGTCCGTACCGGCGGCCGCGCCTCGTCTCTTCAAATCATCAACGGCCAACGCACCGCTTCGACGACGTTCCATTACCAGTTGATTCCGAAACAGCCCGGCGACTTCACCATTGGTCCCTTCAAATTCGAGATCGACGGCAACCCCTACATCACCGCGCCCATCCCCATCACCGTGCGTAAAGGCCCCGTCCCGGAACAGGGCGACCGCGCCGTGTTCGCGGAAGCGACTGTGCCGACGCATCAACCATACGTTAACGAACTGTTGCCCGTCACGTTGAAGGTGTACCGCAAGACAAGCGTGCGCAATGTGAAGGTCGATTTGCCTCTCGATGATTTTCGCAAGGAAGAGCTGGGACCACCCAAGCAATACAGCCGCGTGCTGAACGGCATCCGTTATGACGTGTATGAATGGAACACCGGAATTTATCCTTTGAAAGCAGGCAAGGAAATCATTCCATCGGCTTTGATCGAGCTGGATGTCGTCGAACAAACATCCTCGAACGGGCGGCGGTCGGGAGATCCTTTTTTCGACGACCCTTTTTTCCAGAGTCCGTTTTTTCACAATCAGTTTAAATTGAAACACAAGATTCTGCGCACCCAGCCCATCGAACTGGAGGTGTTGCCGCTTCCGGAGAAAAGCCGGCCGGAACCGTTTTCCAACCTGGTGGGGCAGTTCAAACTGGAAACCGAATTCAGCCGTATGCAGTTGGCCCAGGGCGACACCATGACCCTCACTATCACCGTGACGGGAGAGGGCAACCCGCAGGATGCGGTGTTTGAACTGCCTGAGACCGGTGGAGATTTCAAAGTGTACGCGGACCAGCCGGAGTTCACGCGCACCGGCGGCGGCAAAACGGTGGCAGGCAAAAAGGTGTTCAAGTATGCGCTGGTGCCGTTGAAAGCGGGAACGTTGACGTTTCCTTCGGTCACGCTGAATTTTTTCGACCCACGCGTCCACACCTACCGCACGATTGAAACCGAACCGCAAACAGTGCAGGTGACTCCGGCGGAAACCGGGTCGAATTTGAATGCCGTGGAGCCGCAGACGGAACGATCACAATCCGGCACTCTGCGGCAAAAGATAACCGAAGACATCAATCCCCTGCATACGGTGAAGGAGGATTTCACCAACCCGGTCCGCGGCCCCCTGTTCTGGATGACCGCGGCCGTGGCATTGCTCGTGCCGCCCGCGTGCTTTTTGATTTTTGTCAAGATCCGGCGCAGGAACCAGCGAATGAAATTCGACACCGCTTACAAACGGAGGTTGGACGCGTTCCGGCAGGCGGAAAAACGTTTGAACCGATTGGCCTCAGAGAAGAATGGCGACGACAGGGAGACGGTGCGGGAGTTGTCGCAGATCGTCCGTACCTACATCGGCGACCGGTTGAACCTGAACGGCACCGCCTTCACCTCGCGCGAAGTGGAAGACCAGTTGAGGCAACGGGAATTCCGCGAAGAACACATCGTCGAGACACGCGATCTGCTGGAGAAATACGAGTCCCTGCAATACGCCGCGGGACAGGCCGACACCCAGGCGCTGTTTGACGAGTCCCGCCGCCTGCTCGAAAAACTGGAGGAGGCGTGA
- a CDS encoding VWA domain-containing protein, whose amino-acid sequence MRFGQPEYLLLLMALALLIGFFMWSGKRKREQAARFASPSLLSRLVSPHVWEKQRKKATLIVLTTFFFILALAQPRWGYEWEDLKQEGVDIIVAVDVSQSMLATDIPPNRLERAKHEVTDLIDLLEGDRIGLVAFAGSSFLQCPLTLDYNAAKMFLNALGTDLIPTQGTAIGHAIRTAVNAFSQVEKKSKAILLITDGEDHEGDALAAAQYANEQGVKVFVIGIGAEEGAPIPDPERQRGFKRDQKGEIILTRLNEAVLQQVALSTGGSYVRSVLGDMDLNKIYLEDIKQRVEKKELRTTRRKRWQERFQWFVALGLVCLLGERLVREK is encoded by the coding sequence ATGCGTTTCGGTCAGCCGGAATACCTGCTGTTGCTGATGGCGCTGGCGCTCCTGATTGGTTTCTTCATGTGGTCGGGAAAACGCAAGCGCGAACAGGCGGCGCGGTTCGCCTCCCCTTCCCTGCTCAGCCGCCTGGTTTCGCCACACGTCTGGGAAAAGCAAAGGAAGAAGGCGACTTTGATTGTGCTCACCACTTTCTTCTTCATCCTGGCACTGGCCCAGCCGCGCTGGGGATACGAGTGGGAGGATCTGAAACAGGAAGGCGTGGACATCATCGTCGCCGTGGACGTGTCGCAGAGTATGCTGGCCACCGACATCCCACCCAACCGGCTGGAACGGGCGAAACACGAGGTCACCGACCTGATCGACCTGCTGGAAGGCGACCGCATCGGCCTGGTTGCGTTTGCGGGCTCCAGCTTTCTGCAATGTCCGCTGACCCTCGACTACAACGCCGCCAAAATGTTTTTGAATGCACTCGGCACGGACCTCATTCCAACACAGGGAACGGCCATCGGCCACGCCATCCGTACGGCGGTCAATGCTTTCAGCCAGGTGGAAAAAAAATCGAAAGCCATCCTCCTCATCACTGACGGCGAGGACCACGAAGGCGACGCCCTCGCTGCGGCGCAGTACGCCAACGAACAGGGCGTGAAGGTGTTCGTCATCGGCATCGGCGCGGAAGAAGGTGCACCCATTCCCGATCCCGAACGCCAGCGCGGATTCAAGCGCGACCAGAAGGGAGAAATCATCCTCACCCGCTTGAACGAAGCCGTCCTGCAACAGGTCGCTCTTTCCACCGGCGGCAGTTACGTGCGCTCGGTGCTGGGTGACATGGACCTGAACAAAATCTACCTGGAAGACATCAAACAGCGGGTCGAAAAGAAGGAACTGCGCACCACCCGGCGAAAACGCTGGCAGGAGCGGTTTCAATGGTTCGTCGCGCTGGGACTGGTATGTCTTTTGGGCGAGCGCCTGGTGCGCGAAAAATGA